Proteins from a genomic interval of Rhodothermales bacterium:
- a CDS encoding carboxypeptidase regulatory-like domain-containing protein: protein MLGLLHPPELQAQETRVIEIQAIDAPVAEALRLLVARSKIELLYESALVDGRRTTCRIRTQDAVAALRCILDHTGLDYVTLSSGVHVVIGAPERRPELASIVGRVVDAVSGQPVRHAHVQDVSAGTGTLTDEEGRFLLGMVRPGPHPVRITHVAYETRIDTVWTARAARSIPLQQRIVQGQAVLVSGLKARSLEEGTSAVRGLVDDVRALTTGGVGGAARVSGVRVDPGGAGVLLEGSAPGEHGLFLDGTPIFVPLPNGGVFSPFSPLAVRDMMVHRAGSSVRSNSGLAGSIHAEHSLHDGPGGRAAVVQVSPLAADARVSGRRDKWEMMLAARSELGRHLRPNALDRRIRQWSRPDPWLASRLFESDATELEQLGAALQQQPVIMSYADAHAAVKRTVGAAGWLYASAYLGDNRFGTPALESPPFELDAVSDEYVWRNRAFQARYSWLPGTRTLMSAGVWTSSFLLNHPFAESPQAPRGAQGSEFNEVVSEGVYAVLQTSLRPRVSMNLDLRVRNVDTDSRMGVDPRDPTRELLPPETPEARWLAEAALDSDWYLGSAVKVTGGSRLVWVHARRTLYAEPRAAVHLERGRTSGRAAVGLYRQYLNQFDLASWSLSAVLPTFRVWLPLTADQRPATAAHAVLEAAWQGAPDLTVTSRAYRKEFLRLHDVALQSGGPSVGEASGTASGASLEVDWRPGSLEVQGALELSRSRRTVPGRYGGAEIRSPWEQPLRVAGGAIWRPAPAWYLSMSGELVRGRSWGMRRAYYAYLPGEVARPDEDRLPLYAQLDAALSYTMSRSALPVTLRLDAINVTARNNVVEYRLDADGRYAIHGLPRVLICSVRVHL, encoded by the coding sequence TTGCTGGGACTTCTGCACCCGCCTGAACTCCAGGCGCAGGAGACCCGCGTTATCGAGATCCAGGCTATTGATGCGCCGGTGGCCGAGGCCCTACGGCTACTGGTGGCGCGGTCGAAAATCGAGTTGCTGTATGAATCGGCACTGGTCGACGGAAGGCGGACCACCTGCCGGATTCGCACACAGGATGCGGTGGCGGCTCTCCGGTGCATTCTCGATCACACCGGGCTGGACTATGTGACCCTCTCGTCCGGTGTGCACGTGGTGATTGGAGCCCCTGAGCGCCGTCCGGAGTTGGCCTCCATTGTCGGGCGTGTGGTCGATGCGGTCTCCGGCCAGCCGGTGCGCCATGCTCACGTGCAGGATGTGTCCGCCGGTACAGGAACGCTCACTGACGAGGAAGGTCGATTTCTGCTCGGCATGGTGCGACCCGGCCCGCACCCGGTTCGCATCACCCATGTCGCCTACGAGACCCGGATCGACACCGTATGGACGGCGCGAGCGGCCCGGTCCATTCCCCTGCAGCAACGCATCGTTCAGGGGCAGGCTGTGCTCGTCTCCGGGTTGAAGGCCCGGAGCCTGGAGGAAGGCACCTCGGCGGTTCGGGGCCTTGTCGATGACGTGCGCGCTCTCACCACGGGCGGCGTCGGAGGGGCGGCCCGAGTATCCGGGGTTCGTGTGGATCCCGGCGGGGCCGGTGTGCTCCTGGAGGGCAGTGCACCTGGAGAACACGGTCTCTTCCTGGACGGCACGCCCATTTTTGTGCCGCTGCCGAATGGTGGGGTGTTCAGCCCTTTCAGCCCGCTGGCCGTTCGCGACATGATGGTGCACCGAGCCGGATCGTCAGTGCGGTCGAACTCGGGGCTTGCGGGGAGCATTCATGCGGAGCACTCCCTGCACGATGGCCCTGGCGGTCGCGCCGCCGTGGTGCAGGTGTCGCCGCTCGCGGCGGACGCACGCGTTTCAGGTCGCCGGGATAAGTGGGAGATGATGTTGGCCGCTCGCAGCGAACTGGGGCGACACCTTCGGCCGAATGCGCTGGACCGAAGAATCCGCCAGTGGAGCCGGCCGGACCCATGGCTCGCCTCCCGGCTGTTCGAATCAGACGCAACCGAACTTGAGCAACTGGGGGCCGCGCTGCAGCAGCAGCCGGTGATCATGAGCTATGCCGATGCCCACGCCGCGGTCAAGCGGACCGTCGGGGCGGCCGGCTGGCTGTATGCCTCCGCCTATTTGGGCGACAACCGGTTCGGTACTCCCGCGCTTGAGTCTCCGCCGTTTGAGCTGGATGCCGTGTCGGATGAGTACGTCTGGCGCAATCGCGCCTTCCAGGCCCGGTACAGCTGGTTGCCCGGCACGCGTACGCTCATGTCGGCAGGTGTGTGGACATCCTCGTTTCTTCTGAACCACCCGTTTGCCGAGTCGCCGCAGGCTCCACGGGGCGCCCAGGGGTCGGAATTCAACGAAGTCGTTTCGGAAGGCGTCTACGCAGTGCTGCAGACAAGTCTGCGTCCTCGTGTCTCGATGAACCTGGATCTGAGAGTGCGAAACGTGGACACAGACTCGCGCATGGGTGTCGACCCTCGCGACCCAACCCGGGAACTGTTGCCTCCCGAAACCCCGGAGGCGCGCTGGCTCGCTGAAGCTGCCCTGGATTCAGACTGGTACCTCGGTTCGGCCGTCAAGGTGACCGGAGGATCACGGCTGGTGTGGGTGCACGCCCGTCGAACTCTGTATGCGGAGCCGCGGGCGGCTGTGCACCTGGAGCGGGGACGGACCTCCGGTCGGGCAGCAGTCGGACTCTATCGGCAATACCTCAACCAGTTTGATCTGGCGAGCTGGAGCCTGTCGGCCGTACTGCCGACGTTTCGGGTCTGGCTGCCTCTGACGGCCGACCAGCGGCCGGCGACCGCCGCACACGCGGTGCTGGAGGCCGCCTGGCAGGGTGCGCCGGACCTCACCGTAACCAGCCGCGCCTATCGCAAGGAGTTTCTGCGCCTGCATGACGTCGCTCTCCAGTCCGGAGGGCCGAGTGTTGGGGAGGCGTCCGGAACGGCTTCCGGCGCTTCACTGGAGGTCGATTGGCGTCCAGGCAGCCTGGAAGTGCAGGGAGCGCTGGAATTGTCTCGCTCGCGAAGGACCGTGCCAGGTCGCTATGGAGGCGCCGAAATTCGCTCGCCCTGGGAGCAACCGTTGCGTGTCGCCGGTGGCGCGATCTGGCGCCCCGCACCGGCATGGTATCTGTCGATGAGTGGTGAACTGGTGCGAGGGCGATCCTGGGGTATGCGTCGCGCCTACTATGCGTATCTGCCCGGCGAGGTCGCACGCCCCGATGAGGATCGGCTGCCGCTCTACGCGCAGCTCGACGCCGCCCTTTCCTACACCATGTCGCGAAGTGCACTTCCAGTCACCTTGCGGCTTGACGCCATCAACGTGACGGCACGAAACAATGTGGTGGAGTATCGACTGGACGCCGACGGGAGATACGCCATTCACGGCCTGCCCCGCGTGCTGATTTGTTCCGTGCGCGTGCACCTCTGA
- a CDS encoding FecR domain-containing protein, whose amino-acid sequence MMDPGMTPETELDALLSGLPAAEREPLKRAWDLAGSVAPEPSLGVAEAEVLRQDILAGAQPSGRRFPWKWGAAAAAVLLVAVALGWSGSTLVAPAGNTQLVTLRDGSTVLLHPGSELDMPGPLRRSAPVHLRGEARFDVVPSQRVFRVHTGDARVTVLGTRFVVRAWPGEAGTAVHLEEGSVRLESAVAAERIEAGSSRRIQAGRILDAPEFGVDVALDWTNGDFVFVDAPFSAVLQDIERRFGVRIENRTSEMQGRLVNGAFRGPASAEEVLGDLSLMLALTYSPTSDGFEVTDR is encoded by the coding sequence ATGATGGACCCAGGAATGACTCCCGAAACCGAACTCGACGCTTTGCTCAGTGGTCTTCCGGCGGCGGAACGTGAGCCGTTGAAGCGCGCCTGGGATCTCGCCGGCTCCGTGGCACCGGAGCCGTCTCTGGGTGTAGCCGAGGCGGAGGTACTCCGTCAGGACATCCTTGCAGGCGCCCAGCCGTCGGGGCGCCGCTTTCCCTGGAAATGGGGGGCTGCTGCCGCTGCGGTGCTCCTCGTCGCCGTCGCTCTTGGCTGGTCCGGGTCTACACTGGTCGCCCCGGCGGGAAATACCCAGCTGGTCACGTTGCGGGATGGTTCCACCGTGCTTTTACACCCCGGCAGTGAGCTTGACATGCCGGGGCCGCTGCGCCGGTCCGCGCCCGTGCATCTTCGGGGTGAGGCGCGCTTCGACGTGGTTCCGTCGCAGCGGGTCTTTCGTGTCCATACCGGGGACGCGCGGGTCACGGTGCTTGGAACCCGGTTCGTCGTGCGTGCCTGGCCGGGGGAGGCAGGTACCGCTGTGCATCTTGAAGAGGGCAGTGTGCGACTCGAGTCGGCTGTTGCCGCCGAACGCATTGAGGCCGGCAGCTCGCGCCGGATCCAGGCAGGCCGCATCCTGGACGCGCCCGAGTTTGGTGTCGACGTCGCGCTTGACTGGACCAACGGCGATTTCGTCTTTGTGGACGCCCCGTTCTCTGCTGTCCTCCAGGACATCGAGCGCCGGTTCGGGGTCCGCATCGAAAATCGCACGTCGGAAATGCAGGGGCGTCTTGTGAACGGAGCATTTCGTGGTCCCGCCTCGGCTGAGGAGGTACTGGGAGACCTTTCCTTGATGCTGGCTCTGACCTACTCCCCCACGTCCGACGGCTTTGAAGTGACCGATCGTTGA
- a CDS encoding sigma-70 family RNA polymerase sigma factor: MTDRVTPSPSKTLPERIQQSDREAFESAVTAYQDALYRYAAGIAGSASAGDVVQDVFLKLWEMRESLSIRISLKALLYRMTRNRALNMRRKLRRVELPGELPEPGAPDQESSQDLERLVREGIRAMPPRRSEAFLLSRYHALTHDQIARIMGLSVRTVQTHIVHALRDLRAHLDLHREAGMHAEEARS, encoded by the coding sequence ATGACCGACCGCGTGACCCCATCGCCATCCAAAACGCTGCCCGAAAGGATTCAGCAGTCCGACCGGGAGGCCTTTGAGTCTGCCGTGACGGCGTACCAGGACGCCTTGTACCGGTACGCCGCGGGAATTGCGGGCAGTGCATCGGCGGGCGATGTCGTTCAGGACGTCTTCCTGAAGTTGTGGGAAATGCGTGAGTCGCTCTCGATTCGCATCTCACTGAAGGCCCTGCTGTATCGCATGACCCGGAACCGCGCCCTGAACATGCGCCGCAAGCTGCGGCGCGTAGAGCTGCCCGGAGAACTGCCGGAACCCGGCGCGCCTGATCAGGAATCGTCGCAGGACCTCGAAAGACTGGTCCGCGAGGGCATTCGGGCGATGCCGCCACGCCGTTCGGAAGCTTTCCTGCTCAGTCGCTACCACGCGCTGACCCATGACCAGATCGCCCGGATTATGGGGTTGTCCGTGCGAACGGTCCAGACCCACATCGTGCACGCCCTTCGCGACCTGCGGGCGCATCTGGATCTGCATCGGGAGGCGGGCATGCATGCTGAAGAGGCACGATCATGA
- a CDS encoding tetratricopeptide repeat protein has translation MTRLLFLVALLVGCAPADPSVSDVPVVTAAYTGDTACASCHEDQYASFQSHGMANSFYAMHPERVIEDFPGPAVYHEESDFYYRAFREGDRFFQEEYRLDDRGTQTHRLVRPITHVVGSAQAARTYVSHVNGRYFELPLTWYAQEGIWDFSPGYAEANQRFDRKVTARCMACHTDAPPRAQGLDDVFGAQPAAISCERCHGPGSEHVAARRAVPNPPEGGDPTLVRLASLSMDRRLDVCQQCHLNGAVVTYPDGKDPYSFRPGDALSDHQVLYAAAHDQGFSVVSHADRLKQSACFLESLSTQRPLECTTCHDPHDGFRDQGPAYFDATCQSCHTGVAQEVAPELQGAHQEAVGCVDCHMSRREVENAPHSTFTDHFIRASAPVEESVSGQNVEGVVLQPLEGEASAGEEALAYLTYGFGRGDMDAIARGLILAESERDWFLQEENSEAALTWGKALLLAGRQGAVEPMRAAARADTTDAERLHGVARALEADGDFDTALSFYERALTYTPGSVRILSDYGNLLQRLSRLGEAEEAYRKAIAEEPWDAASHNGLAVTLMAAGRLDESIAAARDAVALNPDYVDGLTNLGTALARSGQLEESLEVLRKASLLGYEQGNLAPVLNLGLVALQTGNHEEAVNMIGRVVVANPDNTDMRVLLARAFIGKGDPISAMAQLNAGLRANPGHPAATALKEELESRN, from the coding sequence ATGACCCGTCTGCTTTTTCTCGTTGCGCTCCTGGTCGGCTGTGCGCCGGCGGATCCGTCGGTGTCCGACGTGCCCGTGGTAACCGCGGCGTACACCGGAGACACGGCCTGTGCGTCCTGCCACGAGGACCAGTACGCATCCTTCCAGTCCCACGGCATGGCCAACTCGTTCTATGCCATGCATCCGGAGCGAGTGATCGAGGACTTCCCGGGACCGGCAGTCTACCACGAGGAAAGCGATTTCTACTACAGGGCATTCCGCGAGGGAGACCGGTTTTTTCAGGAGGAGTACCGCCTGGACGATCGCGGGACCCAGACGCATCGTCTGGTGCGTCCGATCACTCATGTGGTGGGCAGTGCCCAGGCGGCGCGCACCTACGTCAGTCATGTGAACGGGCGCTACTTCGAGTTGCCACTGACGTGGTACGCCCAGGAGGGAATCTGGGACTTCAGTCCGGGCTATGCCGAGGCGAATCAGCGATTTGATCGTAAGGTGACCGCCCGATGCATGGCTTGTCACACGGATGCGCCGCCCCGCGCGCAGGGGCTGGACGATGTGTTCGGTGCCCAGCCTGCGGCCATCAGCTGCGAGCGCTGTCACGGTCCGGGTTCGGAGCATGTGGCGGCCCGACGGGCGGTGCCGAACCCGCCGGAGGGAGGTGACCCGACGTTGGTTCGGCTCGCGTCGCTGTCCATGGATCGTCGCCTGGATGTATGCCAGCAGTGTCACCTGAACGGGGCTGTCGTCACGTATCCCGACGGGAAGGATCCTTACTCGTTTCGGCCGGGCGATGCGCTCTCCGACCACCAGGTCCTGTATGCAGCGGCGCATGACCAGGGCTTCAGCGTGGTCAGTCACGCGGATCGTCTCAAGCAAAGTGCCTGCTTTCTGGAGTCGCTAAGCACGCAGCGCCCTCTGGAGTGTACCACGTGTCATGATCCACACGACGGATTCCGTGATCAGGGGCCGGCCTACTTTGACGCCACCTGTCAGTCCTGCCACACCGGGGTGGCTCAGGAGGTTGCGCCGGAGCTTCAGGGTGCCCACCAGGAGGCTGTTGGATGCGTGGACTGCCACATGTCTCGGCGGGAAGTGGAGAACGCGCCGCACAGCACGTTCACGGATCACTTCATTCGTGCGTCTGCCCCGGTTGAGGAGTCGGTGTCCGGCCAGAACGTGGAGGGTGTGGTCCTGCAGCCGCTTGAAGGAGAGGCTTCTGCTGGAGAAGAGGCGCTGGCATATCTGACCTACGGATTCGGGCGCGGGGATATGGATGCCATCGCCCGTGGCCTGATTCTGGCCGAAAGCGAGCGGGACTGGTTCCTGCAGGAAGAGAACTCGGAGGCGGCGCTGACCTGGGGAAAGGCGCTGCTGCTGGCGGGGCGGCAGGGGGCGGTCGAGCCGATGCGGGCGGCGGCGCGCGCCGACACGACGGACGCCGAGCGATTGCATGGTGTGGCCCGCGCACTGGAGGCAGACGGTGACTTCGACACCGCGTTGTCCTTCTACGAGCGCGCTCTGACCTATACGCCCGGTTCCGTGCGCATTCTGTCCGACTACGGCAATCTGCTGCAACGGCTTAGTCGACTCGGGGAGGCCGAAGAAGCGTACCGGAAGGCGATTGCCGAGGAGCCCTGGGACGCGGCCTCGCACAACGGACTGGCGGTTACCCTCATGGCCGCAGGTCGGCTGGACGAGTCCATCGCGGCGGCTCGCGACGCGGTGGCGCTGAACCCGGACTACGTGGACGGCCTGACCAACCTGGGTACGGCCCTGGCGCGCAGTGGCCAGCTCGAGGAGAGCCTGGAAGTGCTGCGCAAGGCATCCCTGCTCGGGTATGAGCAAGGCAACCTGGCGCCGGTGCTGAACCTGGGGCTGGTAGCCCTGCAGACGGGTAACCACGAGGAGGCCGTCAACATGATCGGCAGAGTCGTGGTAGCCAACCCGGACAACACGGACATGCGTGTCCTTCTGGCCCGCGCATTCATCGGAAAAGGCGACCCCATCAGTGCCATGGCGCAGCTGAACGCGGGTCTGCGGGCTAATCCGGGTCATCCGGCCGCGACCGCGCTCAAGGAAGAACTCGAGTCGCGCAACTGA
- a CDS encoding DUF11 domain-containing protein, with protein sequence MRNLRKKYPGRATTYLHRHRGIRRTESRAHIVPMALLGLLVTLVWVATLPFTGSVWVWILDVVREPLGMASGTTALHYVIGDRLALVLPKLDLPSFEPSRAHLIVTGTVCLCLVILSYLLPAKMAPTNYFLRAAALIQGSAVAFFAIQPWPFPYTAGDYLTGLTGAGMTLIGVVPLILAVTHWILDYRWWQKATITVVCMGYLFFMIPLKYAVHGVVLYYGGLLYMPILFILFGLPVEVFAFIALFSWGMSWERDRGRQDRNLSAMPAGVVVLAMLLLGATPLAEPDESPWTAPAVDVDLALASSASSLTPPVGSDMTLTLTLDEQSGNNATSVIVNATLDSGLTYKSSTPSQGTYNSGTGEWNVGTLTASGTATLSIVVTVDTFDPVTQSFEVKSHDFNDLDSTPNNASTNEDDDDSESLTPTAIGGQVCYVVADSGDTLLRTTRSGSTEQSVGATGTTVIEASAYWPETEILYAVDGGDFGTLNTSTGVFTSIGTIGQGDGADGLQTLDDADGLAFDPLTGILWATERREGATNLDDLLFQINTTTGAFIPDAFGAGVDYLVIASTAVTGLPDIDDIAIDAYNGTLYGINNSSTADVLVTINKTDGSVTSVGALGQDDMEGLAFDAYGELYGSTGTSGGANRNSFFTVNKTTGVATHVRSLTTGTDHESVSCLVDGVNTISGNVFLDMNENGTWEGGTDSGTSGVTVRLYRDVNADGLVDGGDIQVATQDTDGSGNFSFVVASEGNFVMDIDTGDLPGDAVLTTDNVETASFSDFGNTDSANRFGYRRPIDLSLTVDVDQPSPNVSDNVTFTITLANAGPNTATNVQVTNTLPGTLTFVSATPSQGSFDAGTEIWTVGTVNVSGGATLDIVATVTTSDPATDSAEVTAADQTDVDSTPNNNQPTEDDQDDATVTPSGGSGGGGGGLESDGSLAGTLARVLFTRRLEASQTGGIDGLPKFQFDGAGKSGLSNPTLRAVVPLTGPDGSEPFESSPEDILPVTNAADVVAADYLRMRDGRRLGAVFATLTLSGELYEHTKVVCDRLRGAHLTSVAAIQAAGQPFLLSRLVHEDGAVDHAVTYVAYRTGSGWTVDSRFRLDEHDVPADAEDVINVQVWSVSPSYTRMMVEASLARLAEMGPITFLNTEANPPQAPELYIRTGNYSSGVLELELYNPKARGRIHLTGGTIQRTELGDRQAFQESVSVPRPDENGISRVSIPVGPLFDASFFVETDAGDRDVVYLADGAWSYTYDGEGGSDVNDFRVEADQGAAKDGVHRIERSVNMTGSVRTWAVLFRYLRANGRAMDLSDYRYVEFTASGAGQLRVLFEKESVRTSDHHGTVVKLERQPQTYRLWFDELRRPDGTGSLDPSDLLLISFYVIGEQGRSTPFELNVGELRFGGAEGDPLAVTPDSYELKQNYPNPFNPHTRIEFGLPEDGPVRLEVFDMLGRSVGLLANGFMTAGRHDVPFDASRLASGVYLYRLQAANRTLVRHMTVLR encoded by the coding sequence ATGAGGAACTTGCGCAAGAAGTATCCGGGCAGGGCGACCACGTATCTGCACCGGCACCGCGGCATCCGACGCACGGAGTCCCGCGCGCACATTGTGCCGATGGCTCTGCTGGGCCTGCTGGTCACGCTCGTGTGGGTAGCCACTCTGCCCTTCACCGGCTCGGTCTGGGTATGGATCCTCGATGTCGTGCGTGAACCGCTCGGCATGGCCAGCGGCACGACAGCGCTTCACTACGTGATCGGCGATCGCCTGGCGCTGGTACTGCCCAAACTGGATCTGCCTTCGTTCGAGCCCTCCCGTGCGCATCTGATCGTGACCGGGACGGTGTGTCTGTGTCTGGTCATCCTGAGCTACCTGCTGCCGGCCAAGATGGCACCGACCAACTATTTCCTCCGCGCGGCGGCCCTCATCCAGGGCTCTGCCGTCGCCTTCTTCGCCATTCAGCCCTGGCCGTTTCCGTACACGGCCGGCGACTACCTGACCGGCCTCACCGGCGCAGGCATGACACTCATCGGGGTGGTGCCACTCATCCTGGCGGTCACGCACTGGATCCTGGACTACCGGTGGTGGCAAAAAGCGACCATCACGGTGGTGTGCATGGGCTACCTCTTCTTCATGATTCCCCTCAAGTATGCCGTGCACGGGGTGGTCCTGTACTACGGCGGATTACTCTACATGCCGATTCTGTTCATTCTGTTCGGCCTTCCGGTCGAAGTGTTCGCATTCATCGCGCTGTTCTCATGGGGAATGAGCTGGGAACGGGACCGGGGTCGTCAGGACCGCAACCTTTCCGCCATGCCCGCGGGTGTAGTGGTCCTTGCCATGTTGCTGCTTGGCGCGACGCCGCTCGCCGAGCCCGACGAGAGCCCGTGGACAGCGCCGGCCGTCGACGTGGACCTGGCACTCGCATCGTCCGCCTCTTCGTTGACGCCGCCCGTCGGTTCGGACATGACCCTGACGCTGACGCTGGACGAGCAGTCGGGCAACAACGCGACGAGCGTCATTGTCAATGCCACGCTCGACTCAGGGCTGACCTACAAGTCCTCGACTCCAAGTCAGGGCACCTACAATTCCGGGACCGGCGAATGGAATGTCGGCACGTTGACCGCTTCGGGCACGGCCACGCTGTCCATAGTGGTAACCGTCGATACGTTTGATCCCGTCACGCAGAGCTTCGAAGTCAAGAGCCACGACTTCAACGACCTCGACTCCACCCCGAACAACGCCTCCACCAACGAGGATGACGACGATTCGGAAAGCCTGACTCCGACTGCCATCGGAGGGCAGGTCTGCTACGTGGTGGCTGACTCCGGGGACACGCTCCTGCGCACCACGCGCAGCGGATCGACCGAGCAGAGCGTAGGTGCGACCGGCACCACCGTCATCGAAGCCTCGGCCTACTGGCCGGAAACGGAGATTCTCTACGCGGTGGACGGCGGCGACTTCGGCACGCTGAACACAAGCACCGGCGTCTTCACATCCATTGGAACGATCGGCCAGGGCGACGGCGCCGACGGACTTCAGACGCTGGACGATGCGGACGGGCTGGCCTTTGACCCGCTGACCGGCATCCTTTGGGCCACCGAACGCCGGGAGGGCGCCACCAACCTGGATGACCTCCTGTTCCAGATCAATACGACGACCGGAGCCTTTATCCCGGACGCGTTCGGAGCAGGCGTGGACTACCTGGTGATCGCTTCCACGGCTGTCACCGGTCTGCCCGACATCGACGACATCGCCATCGACGCCTACAACGGCACCCTGTACGGCATCAACAACTCGTCCACGGCCGATGTGCTGGTGACCATCAACAAGACCGACGGCAGCGTCACCAGTGTCGGTGCCCTGGGGCAGGACGACATGGAAGGCCTTGCGTTCGACGCCTACGGTGAACTCTACGGTTCGACCGGGACCAGCGGCGGTGCCAACCGGAACTCCTTCTTTACGGTCAACAAGACGACCGGCGTTGCGACGCACGTGCGCAGCCTGACCACCGGCACCGATCACGAATCCGTCTCCTGTCTCGTGGACGGCGTCAACACCATCTCGGGCAATGTCTTTCTCGACATGAACGAGAACGGCACGTGGGAGGGAGGCACCGACTCGGGCACCTCCGGTGTTACGGTGAGGCTCTACCGCGACGTAAACGCAGACGGTCTCGTTGATGGAGGTGACATCCAGGTCGCGACCCAGGACACCGACGGCAGCGGCAATTTCAGCTTCGTGGTCGCCTCCGAAGGCAACTTTGTCATGGACATCGATACGGGAGACCTCCCGGGCGATGCGGTTCTGACCACGGACAACGTGGAGACGGCTTCATTCTCAGACTTCGGCAATACGGACTCGGCAAACCGCTTTGGGTATCGCCGTCCGATCGATCTGTCGCTCACAGTCGACGTCGATCAACCGAGCCCGAATGTCAGCGACAACGTGACATTCACCATCACACTGGCCAACGCGGGGCCGAACACGGCCACCAATGTTCAGGTGACGAATACGCTGCCAGGCACGCTCACCTTTGTGTCTGCGACGCCCAGTCAGGGCTCGTTCGATGCGGGCACTGAGATCTGGACCGTCGGTACGGTGAACGTGTCGGGCGGCGCGACACTCGACATCGTGGCGACGGTGACCACCTCGGATCCGGCGACGGATTCCGCAGAGGTAACCGCGGCGGATCAGACGGACGTGGATTCCACGCCGAACAACAATCAGCCGACCGAAGACGACCAGGATGACGCCACGGTGACGCCCAGCGGCGGCTCGGGCGGAGGCGGCGGAGGACTGGAGTCAGACGGCTCGCTTGCGGGCACACTGGCCCGGGTGCTGTTCACACGTCGACTCGAAGCGTCGCAGACCGGAGGGATTGATGGTCTGCCGAAATTCCAGTTTGACGGTGCCGGCAAGTCAGGGCTGAGCAACCCGACGCTGCGGGCCGTGGTACCGCTCACCGGACCGGACGGCAGTGAGCCCTTCGAGAGTTCGCCGGAGGACATCCTTCCCGTGACAAATGCTGCCGATGTGGTGGCTGCCGACTACCTGCGCATGCGCGATGGCCGGCGCCTTGGCGCCGTGTTTGCAACGTTGACGCTTTCGGGCGAACTGTACGAACACACCAAAGTCGTGTGCGATCGCCTGCGCGGTGCGCACCTCACATCGGTTGCGGCCATTCAGGCGGCCGGACAACCGTTCCTGTTGTCGCGCCTGGTGCATGAGGACGGTGCGGTCGATCACGCCGTGACCTACGTGGCCTACCGGACCGGATCCGGGTGGACCGTCGACAGCCGATTCCGTCTGGACGAGCACGACGTGCCGGCAGACGCAGAGGACGTCATCAATGTGCAGGTCTGGTCGGTGAGTCCATCGTACACAAGAATGATGGTCGAGGCCTCACTGGCACGTCTTGCCGAGATGGGTCCGATCACGTTCCTTAATACGGAGGCGAATCCGCCGCAGGCGCCGGAGCTCTACATCCGGACCGGTAACTACAGCAGTGGCGTGCTGGAACTGGAGCTCTACAATCCGAAGGCGCGCGGTCGCATTCATCTCACCGGCGGCACCATCCAGCGCACCGAACTCGGGGACCGTCAGGCGTTCCAGGAATCGGTCTCTGTGCCGCGCCCGGACGAAAACGGGATCTCGCGGGTAAGCATTCCGGTCGGCCCGCTGTTCGACGCCTCATTTTTTGTGGAAACGGATGCCGGTGACCGGGACGTCGTCTACCTGGCCGATGGGGCCTGGAGCTACACCTACGACGGTGAAGGTGGCTCCGACGTGAACGATTTTCGCGTGGAGGCCGACCAGGGCGCAGCCAAGGACGGTGTGCATCGCATAGAACGCAGCGTCAATATGACGGGCAGCGTGCGCACGTGGGCGGTTCTGTTCCGCTATCTGCGGGCCAACGGCCGCGCCATGGACCTGTCCGACTACCGGTATGTCGAGTTTACGGCCTCCGGCGCGGGGCAACTTCGGGTACTCTTTGAGAAGGAGTCGGTGCGCACCTCGGACCACCACGGGACCGTGGTGAAACTGGAACGGCAACCGCAAACATATCGACTCTGGTTCGACGAATTACGGCGCCCGGACGGAACGGGCTCACTCGACCCGTCTGACCTGCTGCTGATCTCGTTCTACGTGATTGGCGAGCAGGGTCGGTCCACACCGTTCGAGTTGAACGTGGGCGAACTGCGATTCGGAGGCGCGGAGGGAGATCCTCTGGCCGTGACGCCGGACAGCTACGAGTTGAAGCAGAACTACCCCAATCCGTTCAACCCGCACACGCGCATCGAATTCGGACTGCCGGAAGACGGGCCGGTACGGCTTGAGGTGTTCGACATGCTTGGCCGTTCGGTCGGCCTGCTGGCGAACGGGTTCATGACCGCGGGACGCCATGACGTGCCGTTCGATGCCAGTCGGCTTGCCAGCGGCGTGTATCTGTACCGCCTGCAGGCAGCCAATCGCACGCTCGTGCGACACATGACCGTGCTGCGGTAA